The Streptomyces sp. RKAG293 genome includes a region encoding these proteins:
- a CDS encoding carboxylesterase/lipase family protein, with protein MVLFALAALFLQALPASAAPTAGASVSPPVVAVSDGVLRGQAHDGAQEFLGIPYAAPPVGDLRFRAPERPARWTGVRDATTQAPACLQFSPFGLRDPQAVSENCLYLDVYRPRDARQGADLPVVFWMHGGGYSQGTGTQFGGRTMADLTHTVVVSINYRLGQLGYLALPELARQNALRSGSWGLMDQLAALRWTQRNIATFGGAPGNITISGQSAGSGSVCSLLAAPQAAGLFSRAILQSGPCTLLAAPDRAQAETAARSYAAAAGCPDPKVSAACLRAAPADRLTAAAVTLPTSGPAFGDLLLPAQPSEAIAAGAWNKVPVLIGGNRAESRLFVALTQPYLTAQQYTDQITATYGPAASQVLARYPLAGYASPYLAMSALLTDSTFACHTYWTADTFAGQVPTYVYEFDDPDSPTLYGAQVPGVDMANAHSAELAYLYDFTMGDRPLTGVQVDLGNRMKRYWAAFARSGNPGVAGQTPWPPAGPRHTVLTLNPVADRTSTAFAADHQCGFWAAATAHGTRSAQRSLL; from the coding sequence GTGGTTCTGTTCGCGCTGGCCGCCCTGTTCCTCCAGGCGCTGCCCGCTTCCGCCGCGCCGACCGCCGGAGCGTCAGTGAGCCCGCCGGTGGTGGCGGTCTCCGACGGCGTCCTGCGGGGGCAGGCCCATGACGGGGCGCAGGAGTTCCTCGGCATCCCGTACGCGGCGCCGCCCGTCGGCGACCTGCGGTTCCGGGCGCCGGAGCGGCCGGCCCGGTGGACCGGGGTGCGGGACGCGACGACCCAGGCACCCGCGTGCCTGCAGTTCTCACCGTTCGGGCTGCGGGACCCGCAGGCCGTCAGCGAGAACTGCCTCTACCTCGACGTGTACCGCCCCCGGGACGCGCGCCAGGGAGCGGATCTGCCGGTGGTCTTCTGGATGCACGGGGGCGGCTACAGCCAGGGCACCGGGACCCAGTTCGGTGGCCGCACCATGGCCGACCTCACTCATACCGTGGTGGTCAGCATCAACTACCGCCTCGGTCAGCTCGGTTATCTGGCGCTGCCGGAACTGGCGCGGCAGAACGCGCTGCGTTCCGGGTCCTGGGGGCTGATGGACCAGCTCGCCGCCCTGCGGTGGACCCAGCGCAACATCGCGACGTTCGGCGGCGCACCGGGCAACATCACGATCTCGGGGCAGTCCGCGGGCAGCGGCTCGGTCTGCTCGCTGCTCGCCGCACCGCAGGCCGCCGGGCTGTTCTCCCGCGCCATCCTGCAGAGCGGTCCGTGCACGCTGCTGGCCGCACCCGACCGCGCCCAGGCCGAGACCGCGGCCCGGAGCTACGCCGCCGCGGCCGGCTGCCCCGACCCGAAGGTGAGCGCCGCCTGTCTGCGGGCCGCCCCGGCGGACCGGCTGACGGCGGCCGCCGTCACGCTGCCGACGAGCGGGCCCGCTTTCGGTGATCTCCTGCTGCCCGCACAGCCCTCCGAGGCGATCGCCGCCGGGGCCTGGAACAAGGTGCCTGTCCTGATCGGCGGCAACCGCGCCGAGAGCAGGCTCTTCGTCGCGCTGACCCAGCCGTACCTGACCGCGCAGCAGTACACGGACCAGATCACGGCCACGTACGGGCCGGCGGCCTCACAGGTGCTGGCACGCTATCCGCTGGCCGGATACGCCAGCCCGTACCTCGCGATGTCCGCGCTGCTCACCGACTCCACCTTCGCCTGCCACACCTACTGGACGGCGGACACCTTCGCCGGCCAGGTGCCCACGTACGTCTACGAGTTCGACGACCCGGACTCACCGACGCTGTACGGGGCGCAGGTCCCGGGAGTGGACATGGCCAACGCGCACAGCGCCGAACTCGCCTACCTCTACGACTTCACCATGGGCGACCGCCCGCTGACCGGTGTCCAGGTCGACCTCGGCAACCGGATGAAGCGCTACTGGGCCGCGTTCGCCCGCTCCGGCAACCCCGGCGTGGCCGGACAGACACCGTGGCCGCCGGCCGGCCCCCGGCACACGGTCCTCACCCTGAACCCCGTGGCCGACCGTACGTCCACCGCCTTCGCCGCGGATCACCAGTGCGGCTTCTGGGCCGCGGCGACCGCGCACGGCACCCGCTCGGCCCAGAGGTCGCTCCTCTGA
- a CDS encoding glycosyltransferase family 2 protein, with the protein MTVDHLPQPPSDHELYWYFGPQRRWVLICTSLAFVFTAATMFTFALRTPALWAFLAVLVLNLVALALSSVNSLRQRRLTRHSHEVLTKAWQPAELPDVDLYLPTCGEPLAVLENAYRAVAAVDWAGALTVWVLDDADRSEVAALAAAHGYRYVVRPDRGHLKKAGNLNHALTVSSGQYIAILDADFAPRPDFLHHLVPYFADPGIGIVQSPQCFDTDESMDWIQRAAGSAQEWFFRWIQPSRDASDAAICCGSNAVYRRTAIDAAGGFAKLDHSEDLYTGLALYERGFRTLYVPVLVAKGTSPDNLSSFVNQQYRWAMGNLHLIRNSDLQRMGAPWRMRLCFYEGIVGYLTAAVNTFAAPLPPLVMMFWYPDQIRPWHVLPLLAPLWLWHVLLPRISHTRWRVEVIRANVLTSVAAAAAFLHTLRGHSAAWVPTGAGRVKPSGMARKVVLISLAWLCGSIGAAAAGLALSVARNGWWPNWGLGLYLLVQCQIGLPLVRDLIAELRPVKAGPRALRAARPGRPGMLPRRWPEALAATSLLLLTALLASGWVSPMLPWLS; encoded by the coding sequence TTGACCGTCGACCATCTGCCGCAACCACCGTCGGATCACGAGCTCTACTGGTACTTCGGACCGCAGCGCCGCTGGGTCCTGATCTGCACCTCACTCGCCTTCGTGTTCACGGCGGCGACCATGTTCACCTTCGCGCTGCGAACCCCGGCCCTGTGGGCCTTCCTCGCCGTCCTCGTGCTCAATCTGGTGGCACTGGCGCTCTCGTCGGTCAACAGCCTGCGCCAGCGGCGGTTGACCAGGCACTCGCACGAAGTGCTGACCAAGGCCTGGCAGCCGGCCGAACTGCCGGACGTCGACCTCTATCTGCCGACCTGTGGTGAGCCGCTCGCCGTCCTCGAGAACGCCTACCGGGCCGTGGCGGCCGTCGACTGGGCCGGGGCGCTGACCGTCTGGGTGCTGGACGACGCGGACCGTTCCGAAGTGGCCGCTCTGGCGGCCGCGCACGGCTACCGGTACGTCGTCCGGCCGGACCGGGGGCACCTCAAGAAGGCCGGCAACCTCAATCACGCGCTCACCGTGAGCAGCGGGCAGTACATCGCCATCCTGGACGCGGACTTCGCTCCCCGGCCGGACTTCCTGCACCACCTGGTGCCGTACTTCGCCGACCCCGGCATCGGCATCGTCCAGAGCCCGCAGTGCTTCGACACCGACGAGTCGATGGACTGGATCCAGCGCGCCGCGGGCTCCGCCCAGGAGTGGTTCTTCCGGTGGATCCAGCCCTCCCGGGACGCCAGTGACGCGGCCATCTGCTGCGGCAGCAACGCGGTCTACCGGCGCACCGCGATCGACGCGGCCGGCGGGTTCGCCAAGCTCGACCACAGCGAGGACCTGTACACCGGACTCGCCCTCTACGAGCGGGGGTTCCGCACCCTCTACGTCCCGGTGCTGGTCGCCAAGGGCACCTCGCCGGACAATCTCTCGTCCTTCGTGAACCAGCAGTACCGCTGGGCGATGGGCAACCTGCACCTGATCAGGAACTCCGACCTCCAGCGCATGGGCGCGCCCTGGCGGATGCGCCTGTGCTTCTACGAGGGCATCGTCGGCTATCTGACCGCCGCGGTGAACACGTTCGCCGCGCCGCTGCCGCCGCTGGTGATGATGTTCTGGTACCCGGACCAGATCCGTCCCTGGCACGTCCTGCCGCTGCTCGCGCCGCTGTGGCTCTGGCATGTGCTGCTGCCCCGGATCAGCCACACCCGGTGGCGGGTCGAGGTCATCCGCGCCAACGTCCTGACGAGTGTCGCCGCCGCGGCCGCGTTCCTGCACACGCTGCGCGGTCACAGCGCCGCCTGGGTGCCGACCGGCGCCGGACGGGTGAAGCCCAGCGGCATGGCACGCAAAGTCGTGCTGATCTCGCTCGCCTGGCTCTGCGGATCCATCGGCGCGGCGGCGGCCGGTCTCGCCCTCTCCGTCGCCCGCAACGGATGGTGGCCCAACTGGGGTCTCGGCCTGTACCTCCTGGTGCAGTGCCAGATCGGCCTCCCGCTGGTCCGCGATCTGATCGCCGAACTGCGTCCCGTGAAGGCCGGGCCCAGGGCTCTACGGGCCGCCCGCCCGGGCCGCCCCGGCATGCTGCCCCGGCGCTGGCCCGAAGCGCTGGCCGCCACCTCACTGCTCCTGCTCACCGCGCTGCTCGCCTCCGGATGGGTCAGTCCCATGCTTCCCTGGCTGAGCTGA
- a CDS encoding acyltransferase family protein, whose product MPSTTVPDRHPETENISSRPTPGPGSARDRFRKAGPTGSRPPAPGFRPDIEGLRAAAVLAVLAFHAELPGLTGGFVGVDIFFVISGYLITGLLIREAATTGRIRLGEFFSRRARRLLPSAAVVLGATALAAAWLTVPLRRTDLEYDVLAAALSTANWRFVSEQTDYLAAGRDPSPLLHFWSLAVEEQFYLFWGPLLALIVFAVLRTSRRGRAVRSAVFAVTALLTLGSFLLALHWTHTSVSLAYLGTPSRAWQFGVGALLALTPWHRLRGLSLIRLVAGWAGASAIVWCVVRYDGATPYPGYAALVPTLATAAVILAGTGDADAAEGATAYGVGRILSGRIPRAIGRLSYTLYLWHWPVLVLAEARLGTLGWPARAALTVASALPALATMRWVEQPLRRSRTVSEFPRRGLALGIAAVVLPVVLALVVGTGTMNLLASAPAFDLKGLPPGAADGRSLLLRTGTPLENGPPVPGAVQARKDFPPDGACEVAPTATTSPPCLFGATASPDRIVLLGDSHAGQWFSPLLGIAAQRGWALQELVKQGCPLPQLTVRNPQLGRTYTECDTWRADSLARLRQGPKPRLIVVGSLNRYTDDRKLLTAAWEKTLSPLRALGVPIVYIQDTPIPGTDIPACVSGHTKDPDTCAFDRAAAQWPDPLAASIAAGRVPGVRAVEVNSVLCPGAGATCPAVLERILLYRDDAHLTNVAATVLTPRLERLLTDAGGLPDRAAVPSGRWTELLRDDFDGPAGSRPSASKWQYDLGTCYPGCPAAQWGTGEIETMTDSTDNVRLDGKGALEIVPRLQNGQWSSGRIESKRSDYAPPPGGVLRIEASIALPDVTGPAAAGYWPAFWTLGSGLRNGYTGWPAIGELDVMENVSGRDSVFGTMHCGTLEGGPCKEPQGLGSGDRSCPDCRTGFHSYAVEVDLTAGAEQVRWYLDGREYHKVTAAQMDPRTWDDAVHHGLFLILNVAVGGNLPAALGAPAGPATEPGHPMRVQYVAVSARGAAHS is encoded by the coding sequence ATGCCTTCCACCACGGTTCCGGACCGGCATCCGGAAACCGAAAACATTTCCAGCCGTCCGACCCCTGGGCCGGGCTCCGCACGAGACCGATTCCGGAAGGCCGGCCCGACCGGCTCCAGGCCCCCCGCTCCCGGCTTCCGCCCCGACATCGAGGGCCTGCGCGCCGCGGCGGTCCTCGCGGTGCTCGCCTTCCACGCCGAACTGCCCGGCCTGACCGGCGGGTTCGTCGGTGTGGACATCTTCTTCGTCATCTCCGGTTACCTGATCACCGGGCTGCTGATCCGTGAGGCGGCCACGACCGGCCGCATCCGGCTCGGGGAGTTCTTCTCCCGCCGGGCCCGCAGGCTGCTGCCCTCGGCGGCCGTGGTCCTCGGCGCGACCGCGCTGGCCGCCGCCTGGCTCACCGTCCCACTGCGCCGTACCGACCTGGAGTACGACGTACTGGCCGCCGCACTGTCGACGGCCAACTGGCGCTTCGTCTCCGAGCAGACCGACTACCTGGCCGCGGGACGCGATCCGAGCCCGCTGCTGCACTTCTGGTCGCTCGCCGTGGAGGAGCAGTTCTATCTGTTCTGGGGTCCGCTGCTCGCCCTGATCGTCTTCGCGGTGCTCAGGACGTCCCGCCGGGGCCGGGCCGTGCGGTCGGCCGTGTTCGCGGTCACCGCGCTGCTGACGCTCGGCTCGTTCCTCCTGGCACTGCACTGGACACACACCTCCGTCTCGCTGGCGTACCTCGGAACACCGTCCCGCGCCTGGCAGTTCGGGGTCGGGGCGCTGCTGGCACTGACGCCATGGCACCGGTTGCGGGGGCTGTCCCTCATTCGTCTGGTGGCCGGGTGGGCCGGAGCTTCGGCCATCGTGTGGTGCGTGGTGCGCTACGACGGCGCCACCCCGTACCCCGGATACGCGGCGCTCGTGCCGACGCTCGCCACCGCCGCGGTCATCCTGGCGGGGACCGGCGACGCGGACGCGGCGGAAGGGGCGACCGCATACGGTGTCGGCCGGATCCTGAGCGGCCGGATACCGCGGGCGATCGGCCGCCTCTCCTACACCCTCTACCTGTGGCACTGGCCGGTCCTCGTCCTCGCCGAAGCCCGGCTGGGAACGCTCGGCTGGCCCGCCAGGGCGGCGTTGACCGTGGCGTCCGCGCTGCCCGCCCTCGCGACCATGCGCTGGGTCGAACAGCCGCTGCGCCGCAGCAGGACCGTCTCCGAATTCCCGCGGCGCGGACTCGCGCTGGGGATCGCGGCGGTCGTCCTGCCGGTGGTCCTGGCGCTGGTGGTCGGCACCGGAACGATGAACCTGCTCGCGTCGGCTCCGGCGTTCGACCTGAAGGGACTGCCGCCGGGCGCGGCCGACGGCAGGTCGCTGCTGCTGCGGACCGGTACCCCGCTCGAGAACGGCCCACCGGTGCCGGGCGCCGTCCAGGCCCGCAAGGACTTCCCGCCGGACGGCGCGTGCGAGGTGGCGCCCACCGCGACCACCAGCCCGCCCTGCCTGTTCGGCGCGACCGCGAGCCCGGACCGGATCGTCCTGCTCGGGGACTCGCACGCCGGCCAGTGGTTCTCCCCGCTGCTGGGCATCGCGGCCCAACGCGGCTGGGCGCTGCAGGAACTGGTGAAGCAGGGCTGCCCGCTGCCACAACTGACGGTGCGGAACCCCCAGTTGGGCAGAACGTACACCGAGTGCGACACCTGGCGCGCGGACAGCCTGGCCCGGCTGCGCCAGGGTCCGAAGCCCAGACTCATCGTCGTCGGGTCCCTCAACCGCTACACCGACGACCGGAAGCTCCTCACCGCGGCCTGGGAGAAGACCCTGTCGCCGCTGCGCGCCCTCGGGGTGCCGATCGTCTACATCCAGGACACCCCGATCCCCGGGACGGACATCCCGGCCTGCGTCTCCGGACACACCAAGGACCCGGACACCTGCGCGTTCGACCGTGCCGCCGCGCAATGGCCCGATCCGCTCGCGGCATCGATCGCGGCCGGCCGTGTCCCGGGCGTGCGGGCCGTCGAGGTGAACTCCGTGCTGTGTCCCGGAGCGGGTGCCACCTGCCCGGCGGTACTGGAACGGATCCTGCTGTACCGGGACGACGCACATCTGACCAACGTCGCCGCCACCGTACTGACACCCCGGCTGGAGCGGCTGCTGACGGACGCGGGCGGTCTCCCCGACCGCGCCGCGGTGCCTTCCGGCCGGTGGACCGAGCTCCTCAGGGACGACTTCGACGGACCGGCCGGCAGCCGCCCGTCGGCCTCGAAGTGGCAGTACGACCTCGGCACCTGCTATCCCGGCTGCCCGGCCGCCCAGTGGGGAACCGGGGAGATCGAGACGATGACCGACTCGACGGACAACGTCCGGCTGGACGGGAAGGGCGCGCTGGAGATCGTGCCCCGGCTGCAGAACGGCCAGTGGTCCTCGGGCCGTATCGAGTCCAAGCGCTCCGACTACGCCCCACCGCCCGGCGGGGTACTGCGGATCGAGGCGTCGATCGCGCTGCCCGACGTCACCGGACCGGCGGCGGCCGGCTACTGGCCGGCCTTCTGGACCCTGGGCTCCGGACTGCGCAACGGCTACACCGGCTGGCCCGCGATCGGTGAGCTCGACGTCATGGAGAACGTCAGCGGCCGTGACTCCGTCTTCGGGACGATGCACTGCGGCACGCTCGAAGGCGGCCCCTGCAAGGAGCCGCAGGGGCTGGGATCGGGGGACCGGTCCTGCCCCGACTGCCGGACGGGATTCCACTCCTACGCGGTGGAGGTCGACCTCACCGCCGGTGCGGAACAGGTGCGCTGGTACCTCGACGGACGCGAGTACCACAAGGTCACAGCGGCTCAGATGGATCCCAGGACCTGGGACGACGCCGTGCACCACGGCCTGTTCCTGATCCTGAACGTGGCCGTCGGCGGCAACCTCCCCGCCGCGCTCGGAGCCCCCGCGGGTCCCGCCACCGAGCCGGGCCATCCGATGCGCGTGCAGTACGTCGCCGTCTCGGCCCGGGGAGCCGCCCACTCCTGA
- a CDS encoding SDR family oxidoreductase produces MLKNKVAVVYGGAGSLGSGVAEAYAEAGARVFLVGRTEATLKKAAAEAGAEYDVLDAQDEQAVEAHAASVVERAGRLDVSVNLVPRGDFQGVPLMDMTLEDYTRPVVRGIACQFITARAAARRMVPQGSGVILSLNSGSANGSPMMGGTAAADGALDALIRQFAQEIGPAGVRVCGIWTAGVADSLTPEKLAAAGATGMDEAAVQGLVGHLDSMRMTKRSPRIADIAALATFLASDAGISITGTWVNATAGMFPS; encoded by the coding sequence ATGCTGAAGAACAAGGTCGCGGTGGTCTACGGCGGAGCCGGCTCGCTGGGTTCGGGAGTCGCCGAGGCGTACGCGGAGGCCGGCGCGCGGGTGTTCCTCGTCGGCCGTACGGAGGCCACGCTGAAGAAGGCCGCCGCGGAGGCCGGCGCCGAGTACGACGTGCTCGACGCCCAGGACGAACAGGCCGTCGAGGCCCACGCGGCCTCGGTGGTCGAGCGGGCCGGCCGGCTGGACGTCTCGGTCAACCTCGTGCCCAGGGGGGACTTCCAGGGCGTGCCGCTCATGGACATGACGCTCGAGGACTACACCCGGCCGGTCGTGCGGGGCATCGCCTGCCAGTTCATCACCGCGCGGGCGGCCGCCCGCCGGATGGTGCCGCAGGGCTCGGGCGTGATCCTGTCGCTGAACAGCGGGTCCGCCAACGGCAGCCCGATGATGGGCGGCACCGCCGCGGCCGATGGCGCGCTGGACGCGCTGATCCGCCAGTTCGCCCAGGAGATCGGTCCGGCCGGAGTCCGCGTCTGCGGGATCTGGACCGCCGGAGTCGCCGACAGTCTGACACCGGAGAAGCTGGCCGCGGCGGGCGCCACCGGTATGGACGAGGCCGCCGTGCAGGGGCTCGTCGGACATCTGGACAGCATGCGGATGACGAAGCGCTCGCCGCGGATCGCCGACATCGCCGCGCTGGCGACGTTCCTCGCCTCCGACGCCGGGATCTCCATCACCGGCACCTGGGTCAACGCCACCGCCGGAATGTTCCCCAGCTGA
- a CDS encoding RNA polymerase subunit sigma-70, translating into MTGKCQICGEPIEAGGRSGRAAVYCSQACRQRAYRERRQPAGVPAEELVTDIGDRVRRLRLAPALAFHADVESLSAAFAQLRRVARQAREESATPTPTPDPTPTPDPAPTAPAAAAENVTPDRVTILGEDGFAALTEEHRRELRVHCYRLLGSYDEAEDLTQEAFLRAWRARETLADVGNPRAWLYRIATNACLDFLRRHNRRPTTYEPVPGMDSGDGPPPPRLPWLQPFPDDQLPETPAPQHEPDEQAVASETLELVFLTAIQQLPPRQRAAVILRDVAGWSAQEAADLLGGSLASANSAVQRGRSALREALPGRREDWTAAEPSAEDMALLQGYMEAAARCDIDAMTELVRADAVLTMPPNPFWFTTREALFAFVRPNLDPASPMFAGYWRHLPVRANGQLAVAGYLQRPGTSVFRAQLIDVLRVEEGRIAEITTFEPHLFTAFGLPMTL; encoded by the coding sequence ATGACGGGGAAGTGTCAGATCTGCGGGGAGCCGATCGAGGCCGGTGGGCGGTCCGGCAGGGCCGCGGTGTACTGCTCCCAGGCGTGCCGGCAGCGCGCCTACCGGGAGCGGCGGCAGCCGGCCGGGGTCCCGGCCGAGGAGCTGGTCACGGATATCGGGGACCGGGTGCGGCGACTGCGGCTGGCTCCCGCACTCGCGTTCCACGCCGACGTCGAGTCGCTTTCGGCGGCGTTCGCACAGCTCCGGCGGGTGGCCCGCCAGGCGCGCGAGGAGTCCGCCACGCCAACCCCGACACCGGACCCGACCCCGACACCCGACCCGGCTCCGACGGCTCCCGCCGCGGCCGCCGAAAACGTCACACCCGACCGCGTGACGATTCTCGGTGAGGACGGCTTCGCCGCGCTCACCGAGGAGCACCGGCGGGAGCTGCGGGTGCACTGCTACCGCCTGCTCGGTTCGTACGACGAGGCCGAGGACCTCACGCAGGAGGCGTTCCTGCGGGCCTGGCGGGCCCGCGAGACGCTCGCCGACGTCGGCAATCCACGGGCCTGGCTCTACCGGATCGCCACCAACGCCTGTCTGGACTTCCTGCGCAGGCACAACCGGCGCCCGACCACATACGAGCCGGTGCCGGGCATGGACTCCGGTGACGGGCCCCCGCCGCCGCGGCTGCCGTGGCTCCAGCCGTTCCCCGACGACCAGCTGCCCGAGACGCCCGCACCCCAGCACGAGCCGGACGAGCAGGCGGTGGCGAGCGAGACCCTGGAGCTGGTCTTCCTGACCGCGATCCAGCAGCTTCCGCCACGGCAGCGGGCGGCCGTGATCCTGCGCGACGTCGCCGGATGGTCCGCCCAGGAGGCCGCCGACCTGCTGGGCGGCAGCCTGGCCTCGGCGAACAGCGCCGTCCAGCGGGGCAGGTCGGCGCTGCGCGAGGCGCTGCCGGGGCGGCGCGAGGACTGGACCGCGGCGGAGCCGAGCGCCGAGGACATGGCGCTGCTGCAGGGCTACATGGAGGCCGCCGCCCGCTGCGACATCGACGCGATGACGGAGCTGGTACGAGCGGACGCGGTGCTCACCATGCCCCCGAACCCCTTCTGGTTCACCACCCGCGAGGCGCTCTTCGCGTTCGTCCGGCCGAACCTGGATCCGGCGTCGCCGATGTTCGCCGGGTACTGGAGGCACCTGCCCGTGCGCGCCAACGGCCAGCTCGCGGTCGCCGGCTATCTGCAGCGGCCCGGCACCAGCGTCTTCCGGGCCCAGCTGATCGACGTCCTGCGGGTGGAGGAGGGGCGGATCGCCGAGATCACCACGTTCGAGCCGCACCTGTTCACCGCGTTCGGGCTGCCGATGACGCTCTGA
- a CDS encoding SDR family oxidoreductase: MISQGYLSDLFSLDGRVAVVTGGSSGIGRAITGSLARAGASVVIVARREKELTATVGELAADGCRAAWVSADLSTGDGVRTAADEAAAVFGEPDILVNCAGINLRPPMSELDDAVWDTTMAVNLKAPFLLGQRFGPGMAERGFGRIIHITSQQAHRAFVQSGAYGVSKGALESLARSQAEAWSPSGVTCNTLVPGFVMTPLNERLSSDPEKVAALAARTMVGRNGLAEDFAGAAVFLASRASAYVTGQAIFVDGGLSVH; the protein is encoded by the coding sequence ATGATCTCGCAGGGATATCTCTCCGACCTGTTCTCGCTGGACGGCCGCGTGGCCGTGGTGACCGGCGGCAGCTCCGGCATCGGCCGGGCCATCACCGGGTCACTGGCCCGGGCGGGAGCGAGCGTCGTGATCGTGGCGCGCCGCGAGAAGGAGCTCACCGCCACGGTCGGCGAGCTGGCGGCCGACGGCTGCCGGGCGGCCTGGGTGAGCGCCGACCTGAGTACCGGCGACGGAGTCCGAACGGCGGCCGACGAGGCGGCCGCGGTGTTCGGGGAACCCGACATCCTCGTCAACTGCGCGGGCATCAATCTGCGGCCGCCGATGAGCGAGCTCGACGACGCGGTGTGGGACACCACGATGGCCGTGAACCTCAAGGCCCCCTTCCTGCTGGGGCAGCGGTTCGGTCCCGGGATGGCCGAGCGGGGCTTCGGGCGGATCATCCACATCACCTCCCAGCAGGCCCACCGGGCGTTCGTCCAGAGCGGCGCCTACGGCGTCTCCAAGGGGGCGCTGGAGTCGCTGGCCCGGTCACAGGCCGAGGCGTGGTCACCGTCCGGCGTCACGTGCAACACGCTCGTACCGGGGTTCGTGATGACGCCGCTCAACGAACGGCTGTCGTCGGACCCCGAGAAGGTCGCGGCGCTCGCCGCCCGCACGATGGTGGGGCGCAACGGCCTGGCCGAGGACTTCGCGGGCGCCGCGGTGTTCCTGGCGAGCCGCGCGTCGGCCTACGTCACCGGGCAGGCGATCTTCGTCGACGGCGGTCTCTCCGTGCACTGA
- a CDS encoding alpha/beta fold hydrolase — protein MKLNVHERGDGDKVALLIHGGMSDYRTWHAVEDDLIARGYRVIAPDLRGHGLSPRGEYRPELLADDLVENLPTGADLAIGHSLGGLSLALAADRLRPARAVYSDPGFRLENMPPNASAFMLAMVANATGDSVRAMNPRWSDADVAAELAGFALFDRDFFALTEKGTALGYLPASAVVPSLVQLADPSLCISPENAEELLANGFEIRTVKGAGHCIHRDDFAGFMASLDGWI, from the coding sequence ATGAAGCTCAACGTCCATGAACGCGGTGACGGCGACAAGGTCGCGCTGCTCATCCACGGCGGCATGTCGGACTACCGCACCTGGCACGCCGTCGAGGACGATCTGATCGCCCGCGGCTACCGCGTCATCGCTCCCGACCTGCGCGGACACGGCCTCAGCCCGCGGGGCGAGTACCGGCCCGAGCTGCTGGCCGACGACCTGGTGGAGAACCTGCCGACCGGCGCGGACCTCGCCATCGGCCACTCGCTCGGCGGTCTGTCCCTCGCGCTCGCCGCCGACCGGCTGCGGCCGGCCCGCGCGGTCTACTCGGACCCGGGCTTCCGGCTGGAGAACATGCCTCCGAACGCGTCGGCGTTCATGCTGGCCATGGTCGCGAACGCGACCGGCGACAGCGTGCGCGCGATGAATCCGCGCTGGTCGGACGCCGATGTCGCGGCCGAGCTGGCGGGGTTCGCCCTCTTCGACCGTGACTTCTTCGCGCTCACCGAGAAGGGCACGGCCCTCGGATACCTGCCGGCGAGCGCCGTCGTGCCGTCGCTGGTGCAGCTCGCCGATCCCAGCCTGTGCATCAGCCCGGAGAACGCCGAGGAGCTGCTGGCCAACGGGTTCGAGATCCGTACGGTCAAGGGCGCCGGGCACTGCATCCACCGTGACGACTTCGCCGGCTTCATGGCGTCGCTCGACGGCTGGATCTGA
- a CDS encoding DUF488 domain-containing protein, with amino-acid sequence MSANGDVRVRRIYEEPAPDDGARVLVDRLWPRGLTKARAALDEWCKQVAPSAELRQWYGHDPELFTEFGRRYRAELEEPERAAALAHLRELAGEGRPLTLLTATKRPEISEAEVLAGLLGGRTR; translated from the coding sequence ATGTCGGCGAACGGCGATGTACGGGTGCGTCGGATCTACGAGGAGCCGGCGCCGGACGACGGTGCCCGGGTGCTGGTCGACCGGCTCTGGCCGCGTGGGCTGACCAAGGCCAGGGCGGCCCTCGACGAGTGGTGCAAGCAGGTGGCCCCGTCGGCGGAGTTGCGTCAGTGGTACGGCCACGACCCGGAGCTGTTCACGGAGTTCGGCCGGCGATACCGCGCCGAACTGGAGGAACCCGAACGGGCGGCCGCGCTGGCGCACCTGCGCGAGCTCGCGGGGGAGGGGCGTCCGCTGACGCTGCTCACGGCGACCAAGCGCCCGGAGATCAGTGAGGCCGAGGTGCTGGCCGGGCTGCTGGGCGGCCGAACCCGCTGA
- a CDS encoding GntR family transcriptional regulator yields MIEFVLDGRSRVATYMQLVLQVKQSLRVGLLEPGDQLPKVRAVAQSLAINPNTVLKAYRELEIEGLAEGRPGVGTFIVRTLAGPSLVNQADLREDLVIWLRKAQAAGLPRDDIAALIDTTLRATLDGPAPKDIS; encoded by the coding sequence GTGATCGAGTTCGTGCTCGACGGCCGCTCGCGGGTGGCCACCTACATGCAGCTGGTACTCCAGGTGAAGCAGTCGCTACGGGTCGGACTGCTGGAGCCGGGCGACCAGCTGCCCAAGGTGCGGGCGGTGGCCCAGTCGCTGGCGATCAACCCGAACACCGTCCTGAAGGCGTACCGGGAACTGGAGATCGAGGGTCTGGCGGAGGGCCGCCCCGGCGTGGGCACCTTCATCGTGCGCACGCTGGCAGGACCGTCGCTGGTCAACCAGGCCGACCTGCGCGAGGACCTGGTGATCTGGCTTCGCAAGGCGCAGGCCGCCGGCCTGCCCCGCGACGACATCGCCGCCCTGATCGACACCACCCTGCGCGCCACCCTCGACGGCCCGGCACCCAAGGACATCTCATGA